One Rhodoferax sp. GW822-FHT02A01 genomic window, CGGACGAGAGCGCACCGGCCACCAGGGTGTAGCCATCATCCAGGCGCGCGGCCATGCGGTGCACGCCGCCTATGAATGCGCCCTGCCCGCCGCCCACCATGCCCAGCCGTATGCGCCGCGGTGCGCCCGCAGCCTTGCCTGCTTCAATCGCCATGCGCTTCTCCTTCAGGCAATGCCCAGCATCTTCTTGTTGGCCGCGGTGTCCACATTGCCACCGGCAAAGTCATCAAAGGCGCGTTCGGCCACGCGGATGATGTGGTCGCGGATAAAGGCGGCGCCCTCGCGTGCGCCGTCTTCGGGGTGCTTAATGCAGCACTCCCACTCCAGCACGGCCCAGCCGGGGTAGTCGTATTGCGCCAGCTTGGAGAAGATGCCCGTAAAGTCCACCTGTCCGTCGCCCAGCGAACGGAAGCGCCCGGCCCGCTGCAGCCAGGGCTGGTAGCCGCCATAAACGCCCTGCTTGCCGGTGGGGTTGAACTCGGCATCCTTGACGTGGAAGATCTTGATGCGGTCGTGGTAGTAGTCGATGTAGTCCAGGTAGTTGAGCTGCTGCAGCACAAAGTGGCTGGGGTCGTACAGCAGGCAGGCACGCTTGTGGCCTTGCACCCGGTCCAGAAACATCTCGTAGCTCACGCCGTCGTGCAGGTCTTCGCCGGGGTGCACCTCGTAGCAGACGTCCACACCCGCATGGTCAAACGCATCCAGGATCGGACGCCAGCGCTTGGCCAGTTCGTCAAACGCCGACTCGATCAGCCCGGCCGGGCGCGGCGGCCACGAGTACAGATACGGCCAGGCCAGCGCGCCCGAAAAGGTCACATGCGCCACCAGCCCCAGGTTGGCCGAGGCCTGCGCGGCCAGCATCATCTGCTCTACCGCCCACTGCTGGCGCAAGGCTGGGTTGCCGCGCACCTCGGGTGCGGCAAAACCGTCAAAGCCGGTGTCATACGCCGGATGCACTGCTACCAGCTGCCCCTGCAAGTGGGTGGAAAGCTCGGTGATCTCCAGCCCGTGTTCTGCCAGCGTACCTTTGACTTCTTCGCAGTAGGTCTTGCTCTCTGCGGCCTTTTTCAGGTCAAACAGGCGCGCATCCCAGCTGGGTATCTGCACGCCCTTGTAACCCAGGCCGGAGACCCAGCGCGCGATGGCGGGTAGGGAATTGAACGGAGCCGTGTCACCGGCAAACTGGGCCAGAAAAATGGCCGGTCCCTTGATGGTCTTCATAGGTCCCCTTCGTTCTAGTTGAAGGGCGAAGAATAGACCCAGGCCGCAGTGCCTGACAAGGTGAAAAAAGCTATGGGTGCATATGCCTTTTGGGATGCCTCAACCGCGCAACACCCTCCACCACCACAGGCCCGTCAGCGCCGCCAGTGCGCTGCTGATGGCAAAGATGGCGCCATAGCCCAAGGCCGCCAGCAGCCAGCTCGCCGCCGCATAGCTCACAGCTGCGGTCAGGGCGCGGGCACCGGATTCGGTGGCGTAGCGGATCTGGAAGAAGCTGTCGCCAAACGCCTGCTTGAGCCAGATCAGCGACGCCGGGTAAAAGAAGCCAAAGGTAAACGCATGCACCGATTGCAGGGGCACTGCACACCACAGCGCAGAACACATCGGCGTGGCCAGCCAGCGCAGCGCCGATATGCCGCAGCAAAACAGCATCATGGCCGGGGCGCTGTAACGCGCCAGCAGTGCGCCGCCCTTCCACATGGCCAGAAACTCGGCCGCCACCGGCAGCGCACACAGCAGGCCGGTCTGCAATGGGCTGTGCCCGGTGGCAAGCCAGTAGGCGCCAAACCAGGTGGTGGCCACAGCCTCGGCCAGGCGCATGACTGACACCGCCGCAGAGCCTATGACGCGGCGGCGCAAGGTGGCCGTGCCGTAGCCTTTGGGGTCGGGTTCGCGTGCCGGAGCGGTTGGCGCCGCGGCAGCGGGAGCGGTGTGTGGCGCCTCCAGCGTGTGGTCCGGCGCGCTATCACGGCTGGCGCGCGCCAAGGCCACGCAGCAGAAAAAATACACCGCGCTGCACAGCCCCAGGGCAATGGAAAACGAGCGCCCCACCCCGCCTACCGAGAACGCCGCGCCACCCAAAGACGCTGCTGCCAGAAAACCAAACGAACCCCATTTGCGCGCCCGCCCAAAGGCATGCCCCTGGCCCGCGTGCGCTAGGTCCTCCAGCATCTTGGTTTCGCACAGCGTGTAGCTGGCCGAGCCAAAGAAGAATGCCACCGGCACGCACCACGCCAGCCACTGCGGCGCCACGCTGGCGGTGCACAGGCTCAATGACACGCCCGCACCCATGAGCACAATGGTTCGGGCAAAGCCCAGCCAGTTCCACAGCGCCTTGACGAATGGCGTGGCCACAAAATAGACCAGCGTGATGACAGCCAGCGCCAACGGCGCGGCCTTGGGGTCCGCCTCCATGAGCGCGCCCGGTCCAAAGGCCGTCCACAGGCCCAGGATGGTGAAATAGGAAGCGAACGCTGCGCTCCACTGGCGGTAATGCTTCATCGGCGGGAAGTGAATGGGTTGGTACCCATACTACCCAATCAGCTTGGCCCACTCCCCACGCAGCCACTGCGCACAGGCCAGGTTGTTGTCCCAGATGGAGTAGCGTGCGCCACCGCCATAGTCGGCAAACGGGATGAACTCGCAGCTGATCTGCTGCGGCGCGTGCCTCGGATGCGCGTGCATATGGGCCAGCAGGTCTTGCACGGCGGTCTTCCAGTCGTGCAGGGCGTCTGCATCCCACGCGCAATACAGCAGCTCCGGTGCCGGTTGCAGCAGTGGGTACTGGATGGCCCGGCCCGGCAGCGTGGGCGTGCGCCATGTGCGCGGGTTGTGCGCAATGCCGGTGGCCACGCTACGCGTGTGCGCATGCACCACCCAGCCTTGCTGCAGCCACTGTGTGTACAAGGTGCGGGGCTGGCGCGGCGCCAGGTAGCTGCGCCCACCGTCCGTGCCCGCATCCACGTCACTCAGCGCCAGTTCGTGCGGGTTGTCGATCTTGAAAACCAGGTGCGAGTGGTCCAGCGTCAGCGCCAGCTGCACATGGCTTTGCGCCAGCAAGTTGGCCACCGCCTCGACGCGGTGAAAGCGCTCGCTCCACATGTCCACATGCACTTCCAGGCTGGGCTGGCAATGGCTTGGCTGGCCGTGCTCCAGGGCTTCCAGAAAGAAGTCGGCTACCTCGCGGTCGGTGATGGGGCGTGCGTCGGCGTGGCGCGCAAACAGCTGCATGTTGAAAATGCGCGCGCCCAGCTGGCCCGCCATGCGCAAGCCCCAGCGCATGCGGTGCTCGTCCTGCCCGGCGCAGAAGATGCCGCCGAACACGCCAATCGGCACGCCGTACCGCTGCACCCCATCCAGGTAGGGCTGGAAGTTTTCGCTGGGGTCCATGTTCTTCTCGATGTAGTCGAACGCGCCGCTCTGCTGCACCCAGGCCATGCGCGTGGCGGCATCGGGCATGCCCAGCCCGTCGTGCACCAACACGCCGTCGAGGTTGATGCCAATCGGCAGCGCGCGGATGTTGGGCTGCGCGCTCATGCGGCGTGTCCGTCTGCGCGCCGCAGATGCTTGCCGGCCTCGCGCACCGTCAGGTTGGACAGCTGCTGCGCGTGTTGGTCCAGGAAGTGCGTGACAGCCACCGGGTCGGTGCGGGCGTAGTCGCGCAGGGCCCAGCCTATGGCCTTGCGGATGAAGAATTCCTTCTCGCCGCCCAGGGCCAGCGCGTAGCGGAACAGGCGCTCGGCATCGGTCTGCTCGCGCCAGCCCAGCTGGTGCAGCAGGGCGACGCGGCGCACCCACAGGTTCTTGTGCAGCAGCCAGGCATCGGCATGGCGTTGTATGTGGGCGTCACTGGTGCGGGCCCTGAGCAGGACATCACCCACCACACCTGCCAGGCCGTCCACCGTGTCCCACCAGGCGTTGTGCTGCACCAGCTTGATCAGGCGCGGCAGTGCCTTGGGGTCCAGACGCGCATGCTGCTTCGCCAGCAGGTCTACAGCGGTGTAGTGGAATTCCCGTTGCGGCATGGCCCAGAGCGCTTCCGCCAGTGCCAGCAGTTCGGCTTGCGTGAAGGGCTGCTTCAGCAAGGCCTTGAGCGCGTCCCGCCGCACCGGCGCGCGAATGCCTAGAAACGCGAACTGGTTGAGCATGTAGGCCTTCATGCCCTGGGCCTGCCCGGCATCGGCCAGCGCGCTCAGAGCCGATGTGATGGCGTGCAGAGTTTCAGTGGCGGCAGGGGTCAGCGGCATGGGGACTCACTTCAGCAGGGATTTGAGTTTGGTGGCGGGGTCGGCCAATACCGAGGGGCTGGCGCTCACGCCCCGCTCTACCAGGGTGCGGGCTATTTTGAGGTCTTTGGCAATGCGCGCGGTCAGGCCCCAGCCGCTGGCACCCACGATCTTGTCGTGGGCATCGGTGTAGAAGACCAGCACGTCACCGTCTTCCTGTTCGCGCACCGTGGTCTGCACGCCGGCTGCGGGTTCGCCGCAGACCTGCAACTGGTGGTCGTATTGGTCGGACCAGAACCAGGAGCTCGCGGCAAAGTCCACCTGGCCGCCCATCAGGTTGTGGGCCACCACCTGCGCCTGGGACTCGGCGTTCTGCCAGGTCTCCTGGCGCAGCAGCGTGCCCGACACGTGGCTGGGGAATTCGGCCACGTCGCCTGCGGCATAGATGTGGGGCACATTGGTGCGCAGTTGCCGGTCCACCAGAATGCCGCGCGCTACCGCCACACCGGCGGCTTGTGCCACTGCGGTGCCAGGGACGATGCCAATGCCCACCACCACGGCATCCGCCTGCAGCGTGCTGCCGTCGGACAGCGCCACTTGCACGCCCGCTGCCACCGGCGCGATGGCCAGCGGACTCACGCCGATATGCAGGTCCACACCGCGGGAGCGGTGCAGCGCCTGTGCGCGCTCGGCCAGCAGGGCGGGCACGGCACGGCCCATGAGCTGGGGCGCACCCTCGACCAGGCTGACGCTGCAGCCCAGCTTGCGGGCGGAGCTGGCCACCTCCAATCCGATGAAGCCGCCACCAATGACCACCAACCGTTTGCCCGCCTGCAGCCAGGGCGCCAGGCGCAGTGCATCGGCCTTGGTGCGCAGAGTCAGCACCTGGGGCAGGTCGGCACCCGGAATTGCCAGGGCACGCGGGCTGCCGCCATTGGCAAACAGCAGGGCGCTGTAGTGCAGCGTGCTGCCGTTGGAGAGTTGCGCAGTCCGGGCTGCCGCATCCACCGCAGTCACCCGCGCGGTGTGGCGGCGCAGGGCCAGTGCCTGCAGCGCGTCGGGCGCCATCAGGTCCAACTCGGCCAGTGCCTTGGCGCCGGTCAGAGCGTCCTTGGACAAGGCGGGGCGTTCGTAGGGCGGGCTCTCTTCATCGCCCACCAGGTCGATGCCGCCGGTCCAGCCAAAGGCGCGCAATGCCTGTGCCGTGCGGCCGCCGCAGTGCCCGGCGCCTACGATCAGGATGGAATCGGTGTCCGGGGAGTGCATACTATG contains:
- a CDS encoding sugar phosphate isomerase/epimerase, whose product is MKTIKGPAIFLAQFAGDTAPFNSLPAIARWVSGLGYKGVQIPSWDARLFDLKKAAESKTYCEEVKGTLAEHGLEITELSTHLQGQLVAVHPAYDTGFDGFAAPEVRGNPALRQQWAVEQMMLAAQASANLGLVAHVTFSGALAWPYLYSWPPRPAGLIESAFDELAKRWRPILDAFDHAGVDVCYEVHPGEDLHDGVSYEMFLDRVQGHKRACLLYDPSHFVLQQLNYLDYIDYYHDRIKIFHVKDAEFNPTGKQGVYGGYQPWLQRAGRFRSLGDGQVDFTGIFSKLAQYDYPGWAVLEWECCIKHPEDGAREGAAFIRDHIIRVAERAFDDFAGGNVDTAANKKMLGIA
- a CDS encoding DNA alkylation repair protein, which codes for MPLTPAATETLHAITSALSALADAGQAQGMKAYMLNQFAFLGIRAPVRRDALKALLKQPFTQAELLALAEALWAMPQREFHYTAVDLLAKQHARLDPKALPRLIKLVQHNAWWDTVDGLAGVVGDVLLRARTSDAHIQRHADAWLLHKNLWVRRVALLHQLGWREQTDAERLFRYALALGGEKEFFIRKAIGWALRDYARTDPVAVTHFLDQHAQQLSNLTVREAGKHLRRADGHAA
- a CDS encoding MFS transporter, which produces MKHYRQWSAAFASYFTILGLWTAFGPGALMEADPKAAPLALAVITLVYFVATPFVKALWNWLGFARTIVLMGAGVSLSLCTASVAPQWLAWCVPVAFFFGSASYTLCETKMLEDLAHAGQGHAFGRARKWGSFGFLAAASLGGAAFSVGGVGRSFSIALGLCSAVYFFCCVALARASRDSAPDHTLEAPHTAPAAAAPTAPAREPDPKGYGTATLRRRVIGSAAVSVMRLAEAVATTWFGAYWLATGHSPLQTGLLCALPVAAEFLAMWKGGALLARYSAPAMMLFCCGISALRWLATPMCSALWCAVPLQSVHAFTFGFFYPASLIWLKQAFGDSFFQIRYATESGARALTAAVSYAAASWLLAALGYGAIFAISSALAALTGLWWWRVLRG
- a CDS encoding FAD-dependent oxidoreductase; the encoded protein is MHSPDTDSILIVGAGHCGGRTAQALRAFGWTGGIDLVGDEESPPYERPALSKDALTGAKALAELDLMAPDALQALALRRHTARVTAVDAAARTAQLSNGSTLHYSALLFANGGSPRALAIPGADLPQVLTLRTKADALRLAPWLQAGKRLVVIGGGFIGLEVASSARKLGCSVSLVEGAPQLMGRAVPALLAERAQALHRSRGVDLHIGVSPLAIAPVAAGVQVALSDGSTLQADAVVVGIGIVPGTAVAQAAGVAVARGILVDRQLRTNVPHIYAAGDVAEFPSHVSGTLLRQETWQNAESQAQVVAHNLMGGQVDFAASSWFWSDQYDHQLQVCGEPAAGVQTTVREQEDGDVLVFYTDAHDKIVGASGWGLTARIAKDLKIARTLVERGVSASPSVLADPATKLKSLLK
- a CDS encoding xylose isomerase, which encodes MSAQPNIRALPIGINLDGVLVHDGLGMPDAATRMAWVQQSGAFDYIEKNMDPSENFQPYLDGVQRYGVPIGVFGGIFCAGQDEHRMRWGLRMAGQLGARIFNMQLFARHADARPITDREVADFFLEALEHGQPSHCQPSLEVHVDMWSERFHRVEAVANLLAQSHVQLALTLDHSHLVFKIDNPHELALSDVDAGTDGGRSYLAPRQPRTLYTQWLQQGWVVHAHTRSVATGIAHNPRTWRTPTLPGRAIQYPLLQPAPELLYCAWDADALHDWKTAVQDLLAHMHAHPRHAPQQISCEFIPFADYGGGARYSIWDNNLACAQWLRGEWAKLIG